The stretch of DNA ATCTGACGGATCGCTCCCCTGGATATTTCAAACCCCGACACCAGGCTCTCAGAACACTGGCAAGAAGATCGGCGGCATGGCGGATCCCATTGTTTTCTCGATGCCCGCGGGGTTCTATACTTCAACCCCTTCTGTGGCACTCACGGCGGGCACCAGCACGATTTTCTACACCCTTGATGGGAGCCGGCCCGATTCAACCAAGACCAGATATAGCGGGCCGATCTCCCTGACGAAGACCACCGTCCTTAGAGCACTCAGCTTGAAGAGTGGCTATGTACCCACTCCCCCCGTCACCCGCACCTACTTCATCAACGAATCGACGACGCTTCCGGTCATTTCACTTACGGCCGATCCCTATGATCTTTTTGATCCCAGCGCAGGAATTTATCCGAACTTCACGATGGATTGGGAGCGCGCTGCACACGTAGAGTTCTTTGAAGACGATAGGAGACTGGGATTCTCGGAAGATTGCGGCATCAACATACATGGGACTCAGAGTGCAAATTGGCCTCAGAAGTCCTTTGCTGTGAAATTCAAGCAGGAATATGGTATCTCAAGGATCGATTATCCCCTCTTTCCAGGTGTTCCTGTTACCCTGTTTGACTCTTTCGTCTTGCGCAACTCCGGTAATGATTTTCAGTACACGCACATCCGCGATGCGCTGATGCAACGGCTCGTGAGAGATCTCAACATCGATTATCTCGAATATCGTCCTGCGACCTCATTTGTCAATGGCCAGTACTGGGGCATCTACAACATCCGCGAAAAAGTCAGTGAGCACTATGTAGCCAACCGGTATGGCGTGGACCCTGACAGCATCGACATGCTGGAAAACAACATGATGGCTCTTCACGGCGATTCTCTGCATTACCGGCGTTTGATCGACTACATTAGTACGCACGACATGTCGACAGCGCAGATCTACGCGTATCTGGATTCCGTCATCGACCTGAATGAGTGCATTTTGTACTTTGCGGCGCAGGCGTACTACGACAACATGGACTGGCCAGGAACGAACATCAAGTTCTGGAGGGAACGTAATCCGAACGGACAATGGAGCAAATGGCGGTGGATTCTCTATGACCTCGATTTTGGATTTGGCCTGTATGCCCACGGCGCATGGGAAGACCATATTGCGTTCATGTTCTCTCTCACTGAGACGCGTTATTCAAATCCACCCTGGGCAACACTGTTACAGCGGAAACTGGTGCAGAATCCGATCATCCGGAATCGATTCATCAACCAGATTGCAGATTTGCTGAATACGAGTTTCAAGAGTGCGCGGGTGGTTGACTCGATCAATGCCGTGGCAAATCATATCGCGAGCGAACTTCCAAAACACAGAGCACGATGGGGGCTCACCGGTGAAAACCTGACAAAGATGATCACTTTCGCGAATGATCGCCCCGCATATCTCCGCACACATGTCCGAAACTACTTTGACTGTGGACTCGATGGTACGATAACAATTCAAGCGACCGGGAACGGCTCTGTTCAACTCAACACTCTCACCTTGCCGTCGACCAAGATGCCGTTCAGCGGTGTCTATTTTCAGGGCAACGCAGTTCATCTGAGAGCCATACCTTCCCCTGGATGCAAATTCGTCGGATGGTCTGGAGACATCAGTTCAAAGAGCGACACACTGTCTTTCACCGTTGGGCGATCAACAACCATCGCTGCAGCTTTTTCTGTCGACAGCGGCGGTTCAAAGGGTGTTGTGATAAACGAGATCAATTATAATTCTTCCGACCAGTTCAATTCAGGAGACTGGATTGAGCTGTATAATACGGGCAGCGAAAGCATCGATATCACCGGCTGGACGTATCAGGACAGCGACCCGGCGCACGCCTTCAGGTTTCCGACCGGGACAATACTTGGTGCCGGTCAATACGTAGTGCTGGTGGAGGACAGCAGTTTGTTCAAAGCACGTTTTCCTGACATCAAGAACTTTGTCGGACAAATGGACTTCGGTCTGAGCGGTTCCGGAGAATTCATGAAGCTTACGAATGCGAAAGGTGAGGGGGTTGATTCGCTTACATATGACGATCAGGCTCCGTGGCCGACAGAACCGGACGGGAATGGCGCAACGTTGGAATTGATTGATCCGGCGAGGGATAATGCCCGCGGGGAGAACTGGAAAGCGTCTGTTGGTCACGGTTCACCGGGAAGAATAAATGGTATTGCAAGCGCTGTCGGTGAAGAAATGAATGAAATAGTTCCGGATTCATATGCATTAATGCAGAATTATCCGAATCCATTCAATCCGTCGACGGCAATCAGCTATCAGCTCTCAGCTGTCAGCTTCGTTACTCTCAGAGTTTATGATCTGCTCGGCAGAGAAGTCGCGACGTTGTTCGAGGGTATTCGCCAGCCAGGAACTTACGAAGCGGTGTTTCATGGTGGCGGGCTTACGAGCGGCATTTACTTATACAGACTCACGGCCAATAATCTCACCGCCGGGCCGGCGGGGTCAGAACACGTTTTTGTAGAGACAAAGAAGCTTATGCTCCTGAAATAGAATGATGAAGGTACCATGAAAAGAAGATCTCTCATCATAATAGGTCTCTACCTCCTGCTGGGACATGTTGGATTCGCACAATCCACATCTTTCAAGACCTATACGAATCCCGTCATTCCAGGCGACCACCCGGATTGTACTGTCACCAAAGTCGGAAATGACTTTTATACAACCGGCTCATCGTTCAATCCGACGCCGGTCATCTATCACTCCACCGACCTGGTGCACTGGGAAGCTATCGCCCAGCCGGTGAGCGCCGCGTGGACGACTTACGGTGACACCCCGTCGGGCGGATGCTGGGGAGGACAGGTGGTTTACCATGGAGGGAAGTATTGGGATTTCTTCTCGCGCTCCAATGTCATGTATTTCGTGACCGCAGACGATATCCGTGGGCCATGGACCATGCCGACGCAAATGAGCATCCCAGCCGGGGTACCCGGACTGGGATATGACAACTCGATCTTCATTGACGACGACGGAAGCTGGTATCTTCTGGTCAAGAACGGACAAGTCAACAACTGGATCGTGCAGTTGGGAAACGACGGCCAGCCGGGCGGCAGGATCTACAACCTGTGCTGGATCAACCCGTCCCCATCCTTTCCGTACAGCTGGGCGGAAGGGCCTGTGATGTGGAAATTCAAAGGGAACTATTATTACAGTTTCGCACGCAACGTTGCGGGGGGACAGAAGGTCTTCAGGAGCGCGACACTGACAAACGACCAGGCATCGTGGATCGTTCTTGGCGATTTCTTTAACGAAGGCGATCCCTTGAAGTCGCAGGCATTGTTTCAGAATCCGAACCACAGCTCTGCGGCTGTGATGCTCGATGACAGCACGAGCTGGGTAATTCACCCCCTCTGGCGCAACGCGAACAACAATGAATGGTATGGCCAGGGCAGGCAAGGATTGCTGAACCAGGTAACCTATGACGCGAATGGAAAGCCGACGGCCGATTATCCGACGAACATCCCTAAGAATGCGCCACGGCTGCCGAGCAGCGGGGTTCCGTGGATGGTGCCCCACACAGATCTCTTCAATTCTGCCAGGCTGAATCCCGAATGGTCCTTTCTGGGGTATACCGCAGCGGGTTCCTATTCTCTCAACACCCGGAGCGGATGGTTGACGCTCTCGCCAAAACGAAAACCGAACACGATCATCAAGAACGACGGCGAGCACAACTACTCGATCATCACCAGGGTGGACTTTGTCGCTCAATCGATCAGTGATCAGGCAGGGATCTGGGTGTTCAACGGATTGCAGACGCTTTATGCCAGGATATACAGCTCCGTCGACAGCGCCGGAAACAAGATTGTTGCGTTCAGCTACAAAACAGACTACTATGAAAAAAGAAATCCCGCGAAAGCCGGAGCGAATACCCTCCTGCTCAAGCTGGTTCGCATCAACCATACTCTGACGGGTTATTGGAGCACGGACTCCTACAATTGGACTCAGATTGGAAACGGGATCAGCGTTGCCGACATGGACAATCTCCAGGCAGACTATAATGCGTGGACAGGCAACCGCCAGGGCCTGTTTGTACAAGGGGTCAATTCAGCCGATTTTGATTACTACATCTACCGCGACGCGTATACACCGATATTGGCGGAGTGTCCTGCGAACCAGGATGGCACAAATCCGTCTGGAAGACCAAATCCTGTGCGGTCGCTGGACAACATTCATGACGGCGACTGGGCACTCTACGCGGGCGTCGAGTTCGGGAATAGTGAATACCTGAGATCGCCCGATTCTCTCACCATCACCGCTTCCTGTGCCTCAACCGGGGGGGTGGTTGAGGTGTGGCTCGACTCGCTCGATTCCGCCGCCAAGATTGCCGAGTGCAATATCACGAACACCGGGAGCACGGATTTCTACAGCACATTTGTCACAAAGGTTCTGATGCCTGTCTCGGGCACCCACGATGTCTATTTGAAGTTCAGGGGAACAGGATCGGATCCCCTCTTTCTGCTGCAATGGATCAGCTTCATTCCAAAATCCGGTGTTGGCACTTTTGTCACCGATGTGCGAACCGGACAGATTCCCGGGCAGTTCGTTCTGGAACAGAACTACCCTAATCCTTTCAATCCAACAACAACGATCAGCTTCCAGCTGCCTGCCCCGAGCGCCCGCCAGACCGCAAGCGGGCTGGGAGTCGGGGGGGCAGCGCTCAGCCGCGTACAATTGAAGGTCTATGATGTGCTCGGCAAGGAGGTTGCGACGCTCGTTGACGAAGAACGGTCTGCCGGTTCGCACACCGTCAATTGGAATGCACAGAATATTCCCTCAGGCGTTTACGTGTATCGCATGAAATCAGGCAATCAAATCATCAGCAAAGCAATGGTCTTGTTGAAATAACGGAAAAAGGAACATAATGAGAAACAGACGATCTGCAAAACTATCAGCACTTCTCCTGTTGTTGACTTTCCTGCCCGCGTTCCGGGGTCAGGCCCAAATACAAACCAATGTCCCCGCATTGAAAGATGTCTACGCCAAGGACTTCACCATTGGATGTCTGCTTTCGTATGCCCATGTTGGATTTCCAACCGACCCGGTAGTCCCCGGTCAATCATCCGTCGTCGACCCCAATGGCGGGTACCTTATAAAGTACCACATGAATTCGATGTCGCCGGGGAACAACATGAAGCCGGTGTATACCGTCAACATGACCGCCAGCGCCGCTGCCTATAGCGCCGCCACAACACAAGCCGCGAAGGATTCGATCGACGTCAATCCGATCATCTCGTTTAACGGCAATATCATTGCCCAGCTCAACTGGGCAAAGCGACAGGGATTCACCTTCCGCGGCCATACCCTGGTCTGGCACAGCCAGACGCCGGGCGTGGCATTCTTCTGCACCGGTTACAATGCGAATAATGCCCGTCTGAGCAAGGAAAGGATGACACAACGGCTGGAGAATTACATCAGGGAGATGATCCGCCAGTTGCACGAAGGCTGGCCCGGGCTGTTGTCAGCGTATGATGTGGTGAACGAAGCCATCAATGACAGCGGAATCGACCGGATGCAGGATAGTGATTGGTACTTGACCTTCGGCGACAACAGCTATATCATCAAGGCGTTCGAATTCGCCCGCAAGTACACAAAGCTCTACAACGAAACCCAGATCAAGCTCTACTACAACGATTACAACACGACCACTGCAGCCAAGGCTGACGGTATTGTGCGGCTGCTGACACCGATCTTCCAGGCCGGCACACTTGACGGGATAGGGATGCAGGAGCACGATGCGAACGGATCGCCGACCGCTGCGGCGTTTATTGCGACCTACAACAAGTTTGCGCCGATTTGTACCGAAATGGCTGTGACTGAGCTCGATGTCACAACCGGCAGCGCAGCACCGACTGCGGGTCAACTCCAGACGCAAGCTAATCAGTACGGACTGCTCTTCAAGTGTTTCGTTGAACGAAGCTACAAATCCGGCAGGGGGAAGATTATCAATGTCTCCAAAGACGGTCTGAACGACACGTACACGTTCAAGACGAATCAGTCGTCGTCTCTCTGGGATGGAAGCAATCAGTGCAAACCGGCGTTTTACCAGGTCGCGAACGTAGGTCTGTACTACAATGCGCTGGATTCCATGATCACGGCAGCGCGCCTGGTTCAGCAAGGCGCCTACACAAACGCATCCTGGTCGGCCTTTCAATCAACACTGACCGCGGCAGTCACCGCACGGGACCAGAACTACACCGTGAACCAGGCCGTCGACGCAGCGCTGAACACAGCAAAGAACAACCTGAGCAGTGCCGTCAGCGGGCTGACAACAATTGTGAGCGGCGCTGGATCGCACGAGAGTGACGTTCCTGCAATGTTCGCACTCTTCCAGAACTATCCAAACCCATTCAACCCAACGACAGCGATCAGCTTTCAGCTATCAGCAACCAGCGTTGTAAAACTCGAGGTAGTTGATGCACTTGGCCGGGTGGTGGCAACGATCGTGGATGGCGAACAATCAGCCGGTTCTCACGTAGTCACATGGAGCGCCCACAACCTGCCCTCGGGCATCTATGTCTGCCGGATCGTGGCTGGACATTTCGCCGCCAGCAGGAAGATGCTGTTGGCGAAATAATCGTGCGCACGACCGTCGTTATCCTGATCATCCGAGTGGTGCGCGACCCTCGATCGTGTTTCAAACAACCATGGAGTCTGTAGTGCCTGACATCATTCAACCCGACGAATCCAGCGGTTCTGCGATCCTGCTCCTCTCCTGCGAAGACCGGACAGGCCTGATATCACGGATGTCCCAATTTGTCTTTGAGCGCGGCGGCAATATTGTGGACCTGGATGAACACGTCGATGGCAGGTATTTCTTTCTGCGCATTGCCTGGGAGATGAACAATTTCTCAGTACCGGCGTCGGAAGTGCAAGAGGCATTCGCTCCGCTGGCAAAGGAGTTCAACGCATCGTGGAAGATCAGTTTCACAGCCCGGAAACAGCGCGTGGCGATCTTCGTGTCGAAGTACGATCATTGCCTCCAGGAGATACTCTGGCGACAGCGCATGGGAGAGTTCGATGTCGAAATAGGTCTTATCATCTCCAATCATGAAGATTTGCGTCCCCTCGCAGACCAGTACGGGATCCCCTATTTCGTTTTTCCGATTACCAGCGCCAGCCGTTCCGAGCAGGAAAAGAAGGAGCTATCGCTGCTCAAAGAACAGGACATCGACACGATCGTTCTGGCGCGGTACATGCAGGTCCTGTCACCGGAATTCGTCGATCTCTATCCGAACCAGATCATTAACATTCATCACTCCTTCCTTCCGGCGTTTGCAGGCCGGGATCCCTACAGACAAGCCTACGATCGCGGTGTTAAGATCATCGGGGCAACGAGCCACTACGTGACGAAGGACCTGGATGAGGGGCCAATCATTGAACAGGATATCATCCGGATTTCTCACAAGGACGGGGTGAGTGATTTGGTCCGAAAAGGGCGGGACCTCGAGCGGATGATACTTGCACGTGCTTTGTTTTTTCACGCGCAGCATCGGATCCTCGTCCACGGCCAGAAGACGATTGTGTTTGCGTAGGAAAAATAAGCCTCACGCAAAGGCGCAAAGTCGCCAAGAAGATCTACTTATCCTCGCTCAGCGCTTTCACTCTTGCTTGAAGGAACAGACGATGAAAACACATGTGCAGATATGTCTTCCCTTGTTTCTCCTCTCTCTGTGCCTATGCACCGCAATAGCGACAGCACAGCCGTCCGGCGGGCCCTACGGTCCGATTCCGCAGACATATCAGTTGCCCGCCATCTCAGGAAAAATCTATTACGTCGCCTCCGATGGGAAAGCAGATCAATCGGGCGAGTCGCTTGCCAGGTCTACATCGTTGGGAGCAGCCATCGAACGGGTACAGACAGGTGACGCGATTGTGATGCGCGGCGGGACGTATCGCACCGGAGACTTGCTGCTGAACCAGGGGATTACGATTCAGCCATATGCTGACGAACAGCCAGTTTTGAAAGGCACTCTGGTTGCGACAGAGTGGAAGAATCTTGGAAATGGACTGTGGAAAACCCCCTGGACCCGTTTGTTTCCTGCCAAACCTGATACATGGTGGTCACGGGACAGGTTTGGGAAGGACACCCCACTGCACATTTTCAACAACGATATGGTGTTTATTGACGGAAGGTTCCTGAAAGCCGTGGGGCGCGAAGGAGAAGTCGATGAAAACTCATACTACATCGACTACGAAGCCGGACAGGCGTATGTCGGAACAGACCCCTCCAATCGCCTGGTGGAGATCACGGCATTCAGTTTCGGGCTCAAGAGAATCATGGGTGAGTGCCACGGCAAGCAATCAGACCACAAAGGGCCTGTCATTCGGGGTATCACCTTCACTCAGTACGCATACTGTGCATTGGAGGTCGAAGCAAAAGAGCCGGAAGGAGTTTCGCCCGAAGCAGAACATGGAAAAGATGTCGTAGGTACGACGCTTGAGCATTGCACGATCACGTTTTGCTCACGCGTCGCAGCATACCTGCGTGGAGATCGATTGACACTCCGGCACTGTAAGGTAAGCGACACCAGCACAGAAGGCATCTATATCATCGGGTCATCCGACGTTCTGCTGGAGAAGAACATCTTCAGCCGCAATAACATCGAGAGGATTACGGGATACTATCCTGCAGCAGTGAAGATCTTCAATCAGAGCTACCGCGTGACGTGTCAGGACAACCTTGTCATCGACCTGCCGTACTCAAATGGTATCTGGTATGATGTCGGAAATGTGGACGGCCGGTTCCTGAACAACTGGATCGAAGGGGTTGGCAACGCGAACAGGACGATGGATGAGAAAAAGCCGTGGCCCAGCGACAACGGGTTCTTTTTTGAAATATCGAAAGGCGCGATCTGCGCCGGGAATGTCTTCGTAAACTGCGACCAGGGAATCTTTGTTTTGAACAGCTCAAACGTGCAGATCTACCAGAACACGATGGTCAATAGCACGGTGTGCATTGCGCGAAACGAGAGGACGGCCGCAAACGATCGGATGTTTGGCTGGCACTCCAGCACGGGTCCAGACGTGGACAAACGGGACGGAAACATCTTTGTGAACAACCTGCTGACCGGGGATATGAAGTACCGGAGGCCTCTCATGTTCGTGTGGCAGCCGGCTGCCCTTTGCCAGCAACTTCCCTCGCCGTTGCTGAAGCAGTTCGATTACAACGTACTCGTTCGTGGTGCCGAGAATACATCTTCTCCGCTTATCCTATGGAGTCCCGCACCTGGCGAACAGTGTCAGGCAGGCTTTGGATCAATTGATGATCTGCGCAAACTCTGCCCGCAGTTTGCAGCTAACAGCCTGGCTTTTGCAGGATATGCTGGTCCACTGTTCAAGAGCGCGATCCTGGGGGACTATCAACTCTTGCCGACAGCCCCCGGTGCGAAGACGGGCATGCAGCTTCCGGCCGAGATCAAGAAGATCCTCGGGCTGGAGAAAAGGACCGGTCAGCATGTAGGAGCGTATCCTCAGCAACCGTGAGCCCGCGAATGCGCTCCCTTCGTGCGTCTTGATGGAGCTGGAAAATGAAAAACGCCCCCGGTTGAATCTCCCGGGGGCGTTTGTTTTGCGGTGGTTGTCCCGCAACAGTGGGTCCAGAGAACATTACCGGTCTTCATAACAAAGGATATTGCTTCGATGCATCGTCGAGAATCAACACCCAATCATTTCCGTTTCGACGTTTTCCGGGTGGGTGAAATCGACGCGTACCGACATTGTCAAATATCCCGATCTTCTGAGATGTTCCTCTCCGCGGATCGTACCAGCAAGCACGTATCTTCTTCCCTGATATCTTCCCCATTGTAATGGTGAGCACCCTCCCGGAGTAGGTGTAGGCAAAGAGGTAGCTTCTGCCTCGTGTTGCCGGGATGAAATCATATCGTAGTGACTGATCGACAACAAGTGTCGAATCGTACACCCGTTCAAAAAAAGGGCGGGACAGCATAAGACGAGCAAGATGTTGCATCTGGAATGAGCCGGGATCATCGATAGCTTCAAACCAATAATTTCTGGCCCCGTAGGCGCGATGCTGATCTCCCGGTTTATGCATTTGCATCACGGCGTTGTCGCCGTACGTGTGACCGCAGGATCCGGCAAAAACCGACCAGTAGGCATACCGGCGACAATCACTGGCAGTCCAATATGGTTGTGTTGTGTCGTGCAATCCTTGTGGAATATTTTCGTAGGAAGGTTCACCATCCAGAGTCGGTTTAGGTGGCTGCATGACATACTCTTCAAGCACGTAGCGCCAGTTGTCTTCACCTTTCCAGTTTCTTACGTCATCCCCTTTTACCTGGTCGTATCGGCGGTGCCCTGATTGGAACATGTTGAAATCGAGCCACGGTTCATTGTGAAACCACTGAGAGGATTGTGTTCGGCCAAACGGATGGAAAGTCACAAGGTGGACCCGATCGTTGGCTCGAATCGTATTTCCGATCATGTTCCAGATTTCCGGCCGAACATCGCCGCGGATATCACCGCCGTTCATCCAGAAGATGTTCGGCTTTGATCCGAAGCGCTTCGTCAGATACCCGACGTATGCGGCAACTTTCTCAACACTTATGTCCGGCCGTTTTGCTACCGACCCCCAGAGAGGAACCAGGGCAAGACGAATGCCATGTTTCGCAGCCTCATCGACGATGAACTCGACATGGTCCCAGAAATCGTACTGTTGTGGATCAGTATGAATATTCCCTTCTGATACTTTTGGACGCGCGATGTCGCTTTCCGTGAAAGCCGAATCTCCGAAGACATTGACAAGTGGAAGCGGTGGGACAATCATGCACTGGATAACATTGAATCCTTTTGCCTCCCTGTTTTCCAGGTATCGGCAGGCTTCTTCACGGGTGAGCTTTTCAAACAACAACCAGCCGGTGTCCCCCAACCAGAAAAACGGCTCACCATCTTCGTATTGCAGGAATCGTTTGTTTTCTGAGATGACAATCTTGAGATGCATCCGCTGCCGGTCGTTGTCCCCCTGTGCATGTGAATGATCAGGAGGACTCACCAGGAGCAGTAAGAGAATCAACGGTAGCATTTGAACATGCTTTGACATAGTGACCCTGTTTCGCCAAAGAATAGCGAAAGCGACAGCGAGATTCCCAACTGCGTCGTGAAAGATCGACTTCGGTGGAAGGGCCCACTTTCGTCTTGAAAGATGGCTTCGGTGGGTCGGCCCACCTACTCATAGAGCAAACTGGTAATCGGGATTCTGGTTACCTCAACATCCTCTTTGTTGGTTGAATAGGAGACATAGAGATAACCGCCCCAGACGACACTTTTGGGATAGCTATAGCCCGCCCTTTTGTATTTTCCTCGATACCGCAGGGGTTGAAGATCTTCTCCTCCACTTCGTATCAAGTACGCTCTATCAAACACAAATCCATCTCTACTCAAGGTTATCGCAAGCGGAATCCGATCCTGGTTTCCGGATGGATTGTTGACCATGAACGCTGTTCCGTCTGGTAAGTTACCTGCGCTCTGCTTGGACCTGGAATCAGGAGTATTGACAATCGTTGGGGTGCTCCAGGTATTACCATTGTCCCGGCTCAGAGAAGCAAGCTTCTTGAAGGAATTGCCCTGATCACGAAAGATCATGACAATGGCGCCATCTTTTCTACGAAACCAACTTGGTTCGATTTCCCTGCTCATATGAGGATTGGTAGCTGGCATGTTCTTCATCTCCCCGGCCTTCCAACCGGACCCACCCAACGGATCGTCCGTAAAATACGGAGTGGCTTTCAGGCCGGGCTGCATGTGGAATGCGGTAATGAGTCTGCCGCCGGGAAGTGCATGAACGTCTTGCTCAATAATCCCAAGAACGGGTTGTCCATTCGTGTTTCGTACGGGCTGCGGCCGCTCCCAATGGATACCATCAATTGATGTGACAAATTCTATGTATCCTTCTTTTGCGCCCTCGTTCTTGTGCGGCCAGACATTGAGGTAAGCGACAAGCACCTTGCCATCACTCCACCATCCGCCGCTGGTCTTAATACCATTCTGCCCCTTTTCAGTCAAAGCAATTGGCCTGGACCAATCCCTCCCATTGCTGCTCCTGCTGTAGTAGACCTGCGTGTCTTCTGCGTCCTCGCCGACCGCAGAGCTCTGCCATTGTGCATAGAGCATCCCGTTGAACGGGAACAGCACCACACCGTTGTTGTACTTCTTGTCCTGTTCTCCTGGGGCAAAGATGGTAACAGTCTCCAACCCTTTGGTAAACGAGAGTCCCATCGTTTTCGGCTGTGTGCCGTCGAAGAGAGGGTTCACCTTGAAAAGAACGTCAGTCTCCTGGCTGTACAATCGTACGACGAGAAAGATCAGAGGGATGAATCTCTTGGCGTGCATGAAATCTCGGCTGGGAAGGTATCCTGAGTGGTGATCGTTACAATTCCAATATCAG from Ignavibacteriales bacterium encodes:
- the purU gene encoding formyltetrahydrofolate deformylase, yielding MPDIIQPDESSGSAILLLSCEDRTGLISRMSQFVFERGGNIVDLDEHVDGRYFFLRIAWEMNNFSVPASEVQEAFAPLAKEFNASWKISFTARKQRVAIFVSKYDHCLQEILWRQRMGEFDVEIGLIISNHEDLRPLADQYGIPYFVFPITSASRSEQEKKELSLLKEQDIDTIVLARYMQVLSPEFVDLYPNQIINIHHSFLPAFAGRDPYRQAYDRGVKIIGATSHYVTKDLDEGPIIEQDIIRISHKDGVSDLVRKGRDLERMILARALFFHAQHRILVHGQKTIVFA
- a CDS encoding family 43 glycosylhydrolase, producing the protein MKRRSLIIIGLYLLLGHVGFAQSTSFKTYTNPVIPGDHPDCTVTKVGNDFYTTGSSFNPTPVIYHSTDLVHWEAIAQPVSAAWTTYGDTPSGGCWGGQVVYHGGKYWDFFSRSNVMYFVTADDIRGPWTMPTQMSIPAGVPGLGYDNSIFIDDDGSWYLLVKNGQVNNWIVQLGNDGQPGGRIYNLCWINPSPSFPYSWAEGPVMWKFKGNYYYSFARNVAGGQKVFRSATLTNDQASWIVLGDFFNEGDPLKSQALFQNPNHSSAAVMLDDSTSWVIHPLWRNANNNEWYGQGRQGLLNQVTYDANGKPTADYPTNIPKNAPRLPSSGVPWMVPHTDLFNSARLNPEWSFLGYTAAGSYSLNTRSGWLTLSPKRKPNTIIKNDGEHNYSIITRVDFVAQSISDQAGIWVFNGLQTLYARIYSSVDSAGNKIVAFSYKTDYYEKRNPAKAGANTLLLKLVRINHTLTGYWSTDSYNWTQIGNGISVADMDNLQADYNAWTGNRQGLFVQGVNSADFDYYIYRDAYTPILAECPANQDGTNPSGRPNPVRSLDNIHDGDWALYAGVEFGNSEYLRSPDSLTITASCASTGGVVEVWLDSLDSAAKIAECNITNTGSTDFYSTFVTKVLMPVSGTHDVYLKFRGTGSDPLFLLQWISFIPKSGVGTFVTDVRTGQIPGQFVLEQNYPNPFNPTTTISFQLPAPSARQTASGLGVGGAALSRVQLKVYDVLGKEVATLVDEERSAGSHTVNWNAQNIPSGVYVYRMKSGNQIISKAMVLLK
- a CDS encoding endo-1,4-beta-xylanase encodes the protein MRNRRSAKLSALLLLLTFLPAFRGQAQIQTNVPALKDVYAKDFTIGCLLSYAHVGFPTDPVVPGQSSVVDPNGGYLIKYHMNSMSPGNNMKPVYTVNMTASAAAYSAATTQAAKDSIDVNPIISFNGNIIAQLNWAKRQGFTFRGHTLVWHSQTPGVAFFCTGYNANNARLSKERMTQRLENYIREMIRQLHEGWPGLLSAYDVVNEAINDSGIDRMQDSDWYLTFGDNSYIIKAFEFARKYTKLYNETQIKLYYNDYNTTTAAKADGIVRLLTPIFQAGTLDGIGMQEHDANGSPTAAAFIATYNKFAPICTEMAVTELDVTTGSAAPTAGQLQTQANQYGLLFKCFVERSYKSGRGKIINVSKDGLNDTYTFKTNQSSSLWDGSNQCKPAFYQVANVGLYYNALDSMITAARLVQQGAYTNASWSAFQSTLTAAVTARDQNYTVNQAVDAALNTAKNNLSSAVSGLTTIVSGAGSHESDVPAMFALFQNYPNPFNPTTAISFQLSATSVVKLEVVDALGRVVATIVDGEQSAGSHVVTWSAHNLPSGIYVCRIVAGHFAASRKMLLAK
- a CDS encoding right-handed parallel beta-helix repeat-containing protein; amino-acid sequence: MKTHVQICLPLFLLSLCLCTAIATAQPSGGPYGPIPQTYQLPAISGKIYYVASDGKADQSGESLARSTSLGAAIERVQTGDAIVMRGGTYRTGDLLLNQGITIQPYADEQPVLKGTLVATEWKNLGNGLWKTPWTRLFPAKPDTWWSRDRFGKDTPLHIFNNDMVFIDGRFLKAVGREGEVDENSYYIDYEAGQAYVGTDPSNRLVEITAFSFGLKRIMGECHGKQSDHKGPVIRGITFTQYAYCALEVEAKEPEGVSPEAEHGKDVVGTTLEHCTITFCSRVAAYLRGDRLTLRHCKVSDTSTEGIYIIGSSDVLLEKNIFSRNNIERITGYYPAAVKIFNQSYRVTCQDNLVIDLPYSNGIWYDVGNVDGRFLNNWIEGVGNANRTMDEKKPWPSDNGFFFEISKGAICAGNVFVNCDQGIFVLNSSNVQIYQNTMVNSTVCIARNERTAANDRMFGWHSSTGPDVDKRDGNIFVNNLLTGDMKYRRPLMFVWQPAALCQQLPSPLLKQFDYNVLVRGAENTSSPLILWSPAPGEQCQAGFGSIDDLRKLCPQFAANSLAFAGYAGPLFKSAILGDYQLLPTAPGAKTGMQLPAEIKKILGLEKRTGQHVGAYPQQP
- a CDS encoding CotH kinase family protein; its protein translation is MKKYYWIVLVLFFPSIVLGQSIVINEVMASNQKTILDENGDASDWIELYNRGTSTVSLTGYFLTDDSLQLRKWVFGNSSIQPGGYLLVYASDKNRQAPVPHTNFKISASGESILLSNPNGVIIDRIDIPVSVADISYGRTSDGSLPWIFQTPTPGSQNTGKKIGGMADPIVFSMPAGFYTSTPSVALTAGTSTIFYTLDGSRPDSTKTRYSGPISLTKTTVLRALSLKSGYVPTPPVTRTYFINESTTLPVISLTADPYDLFDPSAGIYPNFTMDWERAAHVEFFEDDRRLGFSEDCGINIHGTQSANWPQKSFAVKFKQEYGISRIDYPLFPGVPVTLFDSFVLRNSGNDFQYTHIRDALMQRLVRDLNIDYLEYRPATSFVNGQYWGIYNIREKVSEHYVANRYGVDPDSIDMLENNMMALHGDSLHYRRLIDYISTHDMSTAQIYAYLDSVIDLNECILYFAAQAYYDNMDWPGTNIKFWRERNPNGQWSKWRWILYDLDFGFGLYAHGAWEDHIAFMFSLTETRYSNPPWATLLQRKLVQNPIIRNRFINQIADLLNTSFKSARVVDSINAVANHIASELPKHRARWGLTGENLTKMITFANDRPAYLRTHVRNYFDCGLDGTITIQATGNGSVQLNTLTLPSTKMPFSGVYFQGNAVHLRAIPSPGCKFVGWSGDISSKSDTLSFTVGRSTTIAAAFSVDSGGSKGVVINEINYNSSDQFNSGDWIELYNTGSESIDITGWTYQDSDPAHAFRFPTGTILGAGQYVVLVEDSSLFKARFPDIKNFVGQMDFGLSGSGEFMKLTNAKGEGVDSLTYDDQAPWPTEPDGNGATLELIDPARDNARGENWKASVGHGSPGRINGIASAVGEEMNEIVPDSYALMQNYPNPFNPSTAISYQLSAVSFVTLRVYDLLGREVATLFEGIRQPGTYEAVFHGGGLTSGIYLYRLTANNLTAGPAGSEHVFVETKKLMLLK